In the Gossypium raimondii isolate GPD5lz chromosome 9, ASM2569854v1, whole genome shotgun sequence genome, one interval contains:
- the LOC105800123 gene encoding uncharacterized protein LOC105800123 isoform X2, with protein sequence MKLTLLTLEIEDEKRKRQRPDRQRRCHSHRLRRLQSPAFNRSGHMFMNKKRWGSCWSFYWCFGSHRSSKRIGHAVLVPEAVVPGVAVVAAQNASNPTGILLPFIAPPSSPASFLQSDPSSATQSPAGLLSLASLSVNAYSPRGPASIFAIGPYAHETQLVTPPVFSALATEPSTAPFTPPPESVQVTTPSSPEVPFAKLLTSSLERAQRNSGINQKFGLSHYEFQSHQICPVSPGGNLISPGSVISNSGTSSPFPDRRPILELRKAEAPKILGFEHFTTSKWGSRLGSGSLTPDGLGQSPTLGSGCMTPDGMGLDSGSWTPDGLPPSSRDGFVLESQISEVALFSNTENGPKNDETIVDHRVSFELSGEDVARYLDSKSFISNRTMSECPKDLVAGGRIYRDGMTKDLESSCKLFSRETSNETVEKASGESEEEHCYQKHRSVTLGSIKEFNFDSAKGEASDNPSIRSEWWANEKVAGKEVKPDGGVKTRFQSSENLYSQWPERLSNEKFQGINTAFRNLCYVINLAEACIMG encoded by the exons ATGAAGCTGACGTTGTTAACGTTAGAAATCGAAGATGAGAAGCGTAAGCGACAGCGTCCAGACCGTCAACGCCGCTGCCACAGCCATCGTCTCCGCCGACTCCAGAGTCCAGCCTTCAACCGTTCAGGTCACATGTTTATGAAT AAGAAAAGATGGGGAAGCTGCTGGAGTTTTTACTGGTGTTTTGGATCTCACAGAAGCAGTAAGCGAATAGGTCATGCTGTTCTTGTCCCCGAAGCAGTGGTACCTGGAGTTGCAGTTGTAGCTGCTCAAAATGCAAGTAATCCAACTGGCATTCTATTGCCCTTTATTGCCCCTCCCTCGTCTCCTGCATCATTTCTCCAATCAGATCCTTCTTCTGCCACCCAGTCGCCTGCTGGATTGCTATCCCTAGCATCGCTTTCAGTTAATGCCTACTCCCCCCGTGGACCTGCATCTATTTTTGCCATTGGCCCTTATGCACATGAAACCCAGTTAGTCACGCCACCTGTATTCTCTGCCTTGGCAACTGAACCATCTACTGCTCCTTTTACACCCCCTCCCGAATCAGTTCAAGTGACCACACCTTCATCCCCTGAAGTACCATTTGCTAAATTGCTGACATCTTCATTGGAGCGTGCTCAGAGAAATAGTGGGATCAATCAGAAATTTGGGTTATCCCATTACGAATTTCAGTCTCATCAAATATGCCCTGTGTCACCTGGTGGTAATCTCATATCACCTGGGTCTGTAATCTCTAATTCTGGCACATCCTCTCCATTTCCTGATAGACGTCCCATCCTTGAGTTGCGCAAAGCGGAGGCTCCTAAAATCTTAGGCTTTGAACATTTTACTACTAGCAAATGGGGTTCAAGGCTCGGCTCTGGATCATTAACTCCAGATGGACTGGGGCAAAGTCCAACACTGGGTTCTGGATGTATGACTCCAGATGGTATGGGGTTGGATTCAGGATCATGGACACCTGATGGTTTGCCTCCTTCCTCACGAGACGGTTTTGTTTTGGAGAGTCAGATTTCTGAGGTAGCGTTGTTTTCGAATACAGAGAATGGACCTAAAAATGATGAAACTATAGTTGACCACAGGGTCTCTTTTGAGTTGAGTGGTGAAGATGTTGCACGCTATCTTGACAGCAAGTCATTTATATCAAATAGAACCATGTCAGAATGTCCGAAGGACTTGGTTGCAGGGGGCAGGATATATAGAGATGGAATGACAAAAGATCTAGAAAGTTCTTGTAAGTTGTTTAGCAGGGAAACTTCCAATGAAACAGTTGAAAAAGCTTCAGGAGAATCTGAAGAGGAGCATTGTTATCAAAAGCATCGTTCTGTTACACTTGGGTCAATTAAAGAGTTCAATTTTGACAGTGCAAAAGGAGAAGCTTCTGATAATCCTAGCATCAGGTCCGAGTGGTGGGCCAATGAAAAAGTTGCCGGAAAGGAAGTTAAGCCTG aTGGTGGAGTGAAGACCAGGTTTCAGAGTTCAGAGAACCTTTATTCCCAATGGCCTGAAAGATTATCCAATGAAAAGTTCCAAGGCATCAACA CCGCATTCAGAAACTTGTGCTATGTTATTAACCTTGCTGAGGCGTGTATAATGGGTTGA
- the LOC105800123 gene encoding uncharacterized protein LOC105800123 isoform X1, whose amino-acid sequence MKLTLLTLEIEDEKRKRQRPDRQRRCHSHRLRRLQSPAFNRSGHMFMNKKRWGSCWSFYWCFGSHRSSKRIGHAVLVPEAVVPGVAVVAAQNASNPTGILLPFIAPPSSPASFLQSDPSSATQSPAGLLSLASLSVNAYSPRGPASIFAIGPYAHETQLVTPPVFSALATEPSTAPFTPPPESVQVTTPSSPEVPFAKLLTSSLERAQRNSGINQKFGLSHYEFQSHQICPVSPGGNLISPGSVISNSGTSSPFPDRRPILELRKAEAPKILGFEHFTTSKWGSRLGSGSLTPDGLGQSPTLGSGCMTPDGMGLDSGSWTPDGLPPSSRDGFVLESQISEVALFSNTENGPKNDETIVDHRVSFELSGEDVARYLDSKSFISNRTMSECPKDLVAGGRIYRDGMTKDLESSCKLFSRETSNETVEKASGESEEEHCYQKHRSVTLGSIKEFNFDSAKGEASDNPSIRSEWWANEKVAGKEVKPDGGVKTRFQSSENLYSQWPERLSNEKFQGINSNYNASAPFQQHLVIHFSLLVRSFILSFSFKRFASSFLFFRISFSSRIQKLVLCY is encoded by the exons ATGAAGCTGACGTTGTTAACGTTAGAAATCGAAGATGAGAAGCGTAAGCGACAGCGTCCAGACCGTCAACGCCGCTGCCACAGCCATCGTCTCCGCCGACTCCAGAGTCCAGCCTTCAACCGTTCAGGTCACATGTTTATGAAT AAGAAAAGATGGGGAAGCTGCTGGAGTTTTTACTGGTGTTTTGGATCTCACAGAAGCAGTAAGCGAATAGGTCATGCTGTTCTTGTCCCCGAAGCAGTGGTACCTGGAGTTGCAGTTGTAGCTGCTCAAAATGCAAGTAATCCAACTGGCATTCTATTGCCCTTTATTGCCCCTCCCTCGTCTCCTGCATCATTTCTCCAATCAGATCCTTCTTCTGCCACCCAGTCGCCTGCTGGATTGCTATCCCTAGCATCGCTTTCAGTTAATGCCTACTCCCCCCGTGGACCTGCATCTATTTTTGCCATTGGCCCTTATGCACATGAAACCCAGTTAGTCACGCCACCTGTATTCTCTGCCTTGGCAACTGAACCATCTACTGCTCCTTTTACACCCCCTCCCGAATCAGTTCAAGTGACCACACCTTCATCCCCTGAAGTACCATTTGCTAAATTGCTGACATCTTCATTGGAGCGTGCTCAGAGAAATAGTGGGATCAATCAGAAATTTGGGTTATCCCATTACGAATTTCAGTCTCATCAAATATGCCCTGTGTCACCTGGTGGTAATCTCATATCACCTGGGTCTGTAATCTCTAATTCTGGCACATCCTCTCCATTTCCTGATAGACGTCCCATCCTTGAGTTGCGCAAAGCGGAGGCTCCTAAAATCTTAGGCTTTGAACATTTTACTACTAGCAAATGGGGTTCAAGGCTCGGCTCTGGATCATTAACTCCAGATGGACTGGGGCAAAGTCCAACACTGGGTTCTGGATGTATGACTCCAGATGGTATGGGGTTGGATTCAGGATCATGGACACCTGATGGTTTGCCTCCTTCCTCACGAGACGGTTTTGTTTTGGAGAGTCAGATTTCTGAGGTAGCGTTGTTTTCGAATACAGAGAATGGACCTAAAAATGATGAAACTATAGTTGACCACAGGGTCTCTTTTGAGTTGAGTGGTGAAGATGTTGCACGCTATCTTGACAGCAAGTCATTTATATCAAATAGAACCATGTCAGAATGTCCGAAGGACTTGGTTGCAGGGGGCAGGATATATAGAGATGGAATGACAAAAGATCTAGAAAGTTCTTGTAAGTTGTTTAGCAGGGAAACTTCCAATGAAACAGTTGAAAAAGCTTCAGGAGAATCTGAAGAGGAGCATTGTTATCAAAAGCATCGTTCTGTTACACTTGGGTCAATTAAAGAGTTCAATTTTGACAGTGCAAAAGGAGAAGCTTCTGATAATCCTAGCATCAGGTCCGAGTGGTGGGCCAATGAAAAAGTTGCCGGAAAGGAAGTTAAGCCTG aTGGTGGAGTGAAGACCAGGTTTCAGAGTTCAGAGAACCTTTATTCCCAATGGCCTGAAAGATTATCCAATGAAAAGTTCCAAGGCATCAACA GTAACTACAATGCTTCAGCACCCTTTCAACAACATTTGGTCATACATTTCAGTTTGCTAGTTCGTTcgttcattctttcattttcttttaagagATTTGCTAGTTCATTCTTATTCTTTCGGATTTCTTTTTCCAGCCGCATTCAGAAACTTGTGCTATGTTATTAA
- the LOC105800123 gene encoding uncharacterized protein LOC105800123 isoform X3 yields the protein MRSVSDSVQTVNAAATAIVSADSRVQPSTVQKKRWGSCWSFYWCFGSHRSSKRIGHAVLVPEAVVPGVAVVAAQNASNPTGILLPFIAPPSSPASFLQSDPSSATQSPAGLLSLASLSVNAYSPRGPASIFAIGPYAHETQLVTPPVFSALATEPSTAPFTPPPESVQVTTPSSPEVPFAKLLTSSLERAQRNSGINQKFGLSHYEFQSHQICPVSPGGNLISPGSVISNSGTSSPFPDRRPILELRKAEAPKILGFEHFTTSKWGSRLGSGSLTPDGLGQSPTLGSGCMTPDGMGLDSGSWTPDGLPPSSRDGFVLESQISEVALFSNTENGPKNDETIVDHRVSFELSGEDVARYLDSKSFISNRTMSECPKDLVAGGRIYRDGMTKDLESSCKLFSRETSNETVEKASGESEEEHCYQKHRSVTLGSIKEFNFDSAKGEASDNPSIRSEWWANEKVAGKEVKPGNNWSFFPMLQS from the exons ATGAGAAGCGTAAGCGACAGCGTCCAGACCGTCAACGCCGCTGCCACAGCCATCGTCTCCGCCGACTCCAGAGTCCAGCCTTCAACCGTTCAG AAGAAAAGATGGGGAAGCTGCTGGAGTTTTTACTGGTGTTTTGGATCTCACAGAAGCAGTAAGCGAATAGGTCATGCTGTTCTTGTCCCCGAAGCAGTGGTACCTGGAGTTGCAGTTGTAGCTGCTCAAAATGCAAGTAATCCAACTGGCATTCTATTGCCCTTTATTGCCCCTCCCTCGTCTCCTGCATCATTTCTCCAATCAGATCCTTCTTCTGCCACCCAGTCGCCTGCTGGATTGCTATCCCTAGCATCGCTTTCAGTTAATGCCTACTCCCCCCGTGGACCTGCATCTATTTTTGCCATTGGCCCTTATGCACATGAAACCCAGTTAGTCACGCCACCTGTATTCTCTGCCTTGGCAACTGAACCATCTACTGCTCCTTTTACACCCCCTCCCGAATCAGTTCAAGTGACCACACCTTCATCCCCTGAAGTACCATTTGCTAAATTGCTGACATCTTCATTGGAGCGTGCTCAGAGAAATAGTGGGATCAATCAGAAATTTGGGTTATCCCATTACGAATTTCAGTCTCATCAAATATGCCCTGTGTCACCTGGTGGTAATCTCATATCACCTGGGTCTGTAATCTCTAATTCTGGCACATCCTCTCCATTTCCTGATAGACGTCCCATCCTTGAGTTGCGCAAAGCGGAGGCTCCTAAAATCTTAGGCTTTGAACATTTTACTACTAGCAAATGGGGTTCAAGGCTCGGCTCTGGATCATTAACTCCAGATGGACTGGGGCAAAGTCCAACACTGGGTTCTGGATGTATGACTCCAGATGGTATGGGGTTGGATTCAGGATCATGGACACCTGATGGTTTGCCTCCTTCCTCACGAGACGGTTTTGTTTTGGAGAGTCAGATTTCTGAGGTAGCGTTGTTTTCGAATACAGAGAATGGACCTAAAAATGATGAAACTATAGTTGACCACAGGGTCTCTTTTGAGTTGAGTGGTGAAGATGTTGCACGCTATCTTGACAGCAAGTCATTTATATCAAATAGAACCATGTCAGAATGTCCGAAGGACTTGGTTGCAGGGGGCAGGATATATAGAGATGGAATGACAAAAGATCTAGAAAGTTCTTGTAAGTTGTTTAGCAGGGAAACTTCCAATGAAACAGTTGAAAAAGCTTCAGGAGAATCTGAAGAGGAGCATTGTTATCAAAAGCATCGTTCTGTTACACTTGGGTCAATTAAAGAGTTCAATTTTGACAGTGCAAAAGGAGAAGCTTCTGATAATCCTAGCATCAGGTCCGAGTGGTGGGCCAATGAAAAAGTTGCCGGAAAGGAAGTTAAGCCTGGTAACAACTGGTCTTTCTTTCCTATGTTGCAGTCATAG